One Methanohalophilus mahii DSM 5219 genomic window carries:
- a CDS encoding amino acid permease, whose amino-acid sequence MPDDNIRVSLSRDLTLFDITMIGLAGMIGAGIFALTGIATGIAGPAVMLAFLLNGVVATFTGLAYAELGSAMPEAGGSYLWVREGMGNHLGFLSGWVDWAAHTIACALYAVTFGAFFSELIVNFLGYEQFDQGMLIKLSALVIVSLMALINFMGAKESGRLGGFVTLFKIAILVVFAGFGIYKTISQPDWTFSFFSDPSFAPNGFIGILVAMGLTFIAFEGYEIIVQSGEEVKRPEHNIPKAVLISLWTAVIIYIIVAFALIGGIEVGIPNWIYLGELGEFSMIRVANQIVSFGSVLILVGGFVSTISAMNATVYSSSRVAFALGRMGFLPNSLSTINEKRRTPHFAILFSYLIIASMALLPIETVASAANVMFLILFILVNAVLIILRFRRPDLKRAFRMPFAPYLPLIAIVVQIFIGYYMVTEIENTAFVVAVTILWVILGSFIYFSYSEKELKKRALVSRKKIYERKPAREEGYKILVPVKDEESAFKLASFARDVAKDKDGTILFLSVITLPEQTPFSAADEYLPEKQEFIHRLIDSVDVPAGGIIKVSRSAPGTILDTVEEEESNMLVMGWRGRTFRKDVVLGSTIDPLLLKAPCDVVVARFEADREWKDMKNILLPTAGGPHAILAAEMASSLARKENGIVTMLNVASSDEGRKVATKVFQGVSTHLSGVETESKFIVGDDAVSVIDEEAKNQDVIFLGATTRPFLKNFLRGVFPEQVIRGTDKTVIMTRRWVKFRDMLKKKV is encoded by the coding sequence GTGCCCGACGATAATATACGTGTCAGTTTGAGCAGGGACCTTACACTTTTTGACATTACTATGATAGGTCTTGCCGGTATGATAGGAGCCGGTATTTTTGCCCTTACCGGCATAGCTACGGGTATAGCGGGTCCGGCAGTGATGCTAGCGTTTCTCTTAAATGGTGTAGTGGCAACCTTTACAGGTCTGGCATACGCTGAACTTGGTTCTGCAATGCCTGAAGCAGGTGGTAGTTACCTGTGGGTAAGGGAAGGCATGGGCAACCATCTGGGTTTTCTTTCCGGCTGGGTTGACTGGGCAGCACATACTATCGCATGTGCCCTGTATGCAGTAACCTTCGGTGCATTCTTTTCAGAACTCATTGTTAATTTCCTGGGATATGAGCAGTTCGATCAGGGAATGCTGATAAAATTATCAGCTCTTGTTATTGTTTCCCTTATGGCTCTCATAAATTTCATGGGGGCCAAAGAAAGTGGTCGTCTAGGTGGTTTTGTCACACTTTTTAAAATTGCGATTCTGGTAGTTTTTGCCGGTTTTGGCATCTATAAAACAATTAGCCAGCCCGACTGGACATTTTCATTTTTCAGTGACCCTTCTTTTGCACCCAATGGTTTTATCGGTATCCTGGTAGCTATGGGTTTGACTTTTATTGCTTTTGAAGGATATGAAATCATAGTACAGAGTGGAGAGGAGGTCAAAAGACCGGAGCATAACATTCCCAAAGCTGTTCTTATCTCCCTGTGGACAGCTGTTATCATTTACATCATAGTCGCTTTTGCTTTGATAGGTGGCATTGAAGTAGGCATTCCCAACTGGATTTATCTGGGTGAACTTGGTGAATTCAGTATGATACGGGTGGCAAACCAGATAGTATCTTTCGGTTCGGTGCTGATTTTGGTGGGAGGTTTCGTTTCCACTATCAGTGCAATGAACGCCACTGTTTATTCCTCTTCCAGGGTGGCTTTTGCTCTGGGAAGAATGGGTTTTTTGCCAAATTCCCTCTCGACTATCAATGAAAAAAGGAGGACGCCTCATTTTGCAATCCTTTTCAGTTACCTGATTATAGCTTCAATGGCGCTGCTTCCCATCGAAACTGTGGCCTCAGCTGCAAATGTGATGTTTTTGATTCTCTTCATTCTGGTCAACGCAGTTCTTATAATTCTCCGTTTCAGGAGGCCTGACCTGAAAAGGGCATTCCGGATGCCTTTTGCACCCTATCTTCCCCTGATTGCAATCGTTGTGCAGATTTTTATTGGCTACTATATGGTAACTGAAATCGAAAATACTGCATTTGTAGTTGCAGTTACTATCCTCTGGGTTATACTGGGTTCTTTCATTTATTTCTCTTACTCAGAGAAGGAGCTTAAAAAACGTGCTTTGGTCAGCCGTAAGAAAATATATGAAAGAAAGCCTGCTCGAGAAGAAGGTTATAAAATACTGGTCCCTGTAAAGGATGAGGAAAGTGCCTTTAAACTTGCATCATTTGCCCGTGACGTGGCAAAGGATAAAGATGGGACAATCCTTTTTTTGAGTGTGATAACCCTGCCTGAACAGACGCCTTTCTCGGCTGCTGATGAGTACCTGCCAGAAAAACAGGAATTTATTCACAGGCTTATCGATTCAGTTGATGTACCTGCAGGAGGTATTATTAAGGTTAGCAGGTCTGCACCTGGCACCATACTGGATACTGTGGAGGAAGAAGAATCCAACATGTTGGTTATGGGATGGAGAGGCCGTACCTTCAGAAAAGACGTTGTTCTTGGCAGTACCATTGACCCATTGTTGCTCAAGGCTCCCTGTGACGTGGTAGTTGCCCGTTTCGAAGCTGACAGGGAATGGAAAGACATGAAAAATATACTCCTTCCCACAGCAGGAGGTCCTCATGCTATTCTTGCAGCAGAGATGGCAAGCAGCCTTGCCAGGAAAGAAAATGGTATTGTCACAATGCTCAATGTTGCTTCTTCGGATGAGGGGAGGAAGGTTGCAACAAAGGTATTCCAGGGAGTTTCCACTCATCTATCGGGAGTGGAAACAGAAAGCAAATTTATTGTTGGTGATGATGCAGTTTCAGTAATTGATGAAGAGGCAAAGAATCAAGATGTTATCTTTTTGGGAGCAACCACCCGTCCATTCCTCAAGAACTTCCTGAGGGGTGTGTTCCCTGAACAGGTCATTCGTGGCACTGATAAAACTGTTATCATGACTCGCAGATGGGTCAAGTTCAGGGATATGCTTAAAAAGAAAGTATAA